One Rhododendron vialii isolate Sample 1 chromosome 2a, ASM3025357v1 genomic region harbors:
- the LOC131317952 gene encoding short-chain dehydrogenase TIC 32 A, chloroplastic-like — translation MLETIKYLVGSAGASGYGSKSTAEQVTETSPDLRSVTAIITGATSGIGAETARVLAKRGARLVLPARSLKAAEDAKARIVSEFPESEIIVMALDLSSLNSVRSFVAQFESLNLPLNLLINNAGKFTHEHSISEDGVEMTFATNYLGHFLLTKLLLKKMIETANASGIQGRIVNVSSSIHGWFSGDLIRSLERITTDRSIYDATRAYAISKLANVLHTKELAQILKETKANITVNSVHPGIVRTRLTREREGLITDLVFLLASKLLKTIPQAAATTCYVATHPRLADVTGKYFADCNETSPSKLGLSRNEAARLWSASEIMVSGDARAVFDKL, via the exons ATGCTCGAGACCATCAAGTACCTGGTCGGGTCGGCCGGCGCGAGCGGGTACGGCTCCAAGTCCACCGCCGAGCAAGTCACGGAGACCTCCCCCGATCTACGCTCCGTCACCGCCATCATTACTG GCGCCACGTCAGGGATCGGAGCTGAGACTGCTCGAGTTTTAGCCAAGCGCGGTGCGCGGCTTGTCCTTCCAGCTCGTAGCCTCAAGGCTGCAGAGGACGCCAAGGCTCGGATAGTATCGGAATTTCCTGAATCGGAGATCATCGTTATGGCTCTTGATCTCAGTTCTCTAAATTCAGTTCGGAGCTTCGTCGCACAGTTCGAGTCCCTCAATTTGCCTCTCAATCTCCTCAT AAACAATGCCGGGAAGTTCACACACGAGCACTCAATCTCCGAGGACGGAGTAGAGATGACATTCGCGACGAATTATTTAG GTCACTTTCTATTGACGAAGCTGTTACTGAAGAAAATGATCGAAACCGCGAATGCCTCCGGCATACAAGGACGGATAGTGAACGTGTCGTCGAGCATTCACGGCTGGTTTTCCGGCGACTTAATTCGTTCTCTGGAGCGGATAACTACAGATAGGAG TATTTATGATGCGACACGCGCATATGCTATCTCGAAGCTCGCTAACGTTTTGCACACCAAGGAACTCGCTCAGATACTCAAG GAAACGAAGGCAAACATTACGGTGAATAGCGTACATCCAGGTATAGTGAGAACTCGACTCACCCGGGAACGCGAAGGCCTCATTACAGATCTCGTATTCCTCTTGGCTTCCAAGCTATTGAAGACAATTCCACAG gctgcTGCGACAACTTGCTACGTCGCGACTCATCCAAGGCTTGCAGATGTGACTGGAAAGTACTTCGCGGATTGCAATGAAACTTCGCCATCAAAATTGGGCTTGAGCCGAAACGAAGCCGCTAGGCTGTGGTCCGCATCAGAGATCATGGTTTCCGGCGATGCGAGAGCAGTTTTTGATAAATTGTAA